The Streptomyces sp. Je 1-332 genome has a window encoding:
- a CDS encoding DUF4190 domain-containing protein gives MSAYGSRSAASGTRTSGLAVAGLVCGIFGLFLFNFILGPLAIIFGAVSLRQKAGNTGMAKAAVILGIVDVVVFIVLIALAASSGGFTWYVGG, from the coding sequence ATGTCGGCTTACGGTAGTCGGTCAGCGGCGTCAGGCACCCGCACGAGTGGTCTCGCGGTAGCCGGGCTCGTCTGCGGAATCTTCGGGCTCTTCCTCTTCAACTTCATCCTCGGACCGCTCGCCATCATCTTCGGTGCTGTCTCGCTGCGTCAGAAGGCGGGCAACACGGGAATGGCCAAGGCAGCCGTCATCCTCGGCATCGTCGACGTGGTTGTTTTCATCGTGCTGATCGCCCTGGCCGCTTCCTCCGGTGGATTCACCTGGTACGTCGGCGGCTGA
- a CDS encoding radical SAM protein yields MASRSESRTQLVEGLMERFPQVPREAVIKEDLLRGGMAFDESALSDNEGGEVKPKSYFIFSFDHSTLPELGAAALRRPPEEIVLTGGPYDLRRTVVSVRVNPSSPYRVAADDDGVLGLYLDGVRISDVGLPPMPDYYRHTLENGKSVMEVAPTIQWGYLIYLTVFRVCQYFGAKEECGYCDINHNWRQQKAAGRPYTGVKPMDEVLEALAIIDKYDTNKSSTAYTLTGGAITTKLQGKDEADFYGQYAKAIEERFPGRWIGKVVAQALPKADVQRFHDYGVRIYHPNYEVWDPYLFERYCPGKERYVGRDEWHRRILDSADVFGPRNVIPNFVAGVEMAEPFGFKTVGEAIDSTTEGLEYFMSRGITPRFTTWCPEPTTPLGKANPLGAPLEYHVRLLEAYRATMESNGLTSPPGYGPAGPGRAVFSVSSFMDSLAADEAAPEDRVAL; encoded by the coding sequence ATGGCAAGCCGCAGCGAGAGCCGTACCCAGCTCGTAGAGGGACTCATGGAGCGGTTCCCGCAGGTGCCGCGGGAGGCGGTGATCAAGGAGGACCTGCTCAGGGGCGGGATGGCGTTCGACGAGTCCGCGCTCAGCGACAACGAGGGCGGCGAGGTCAAGCCGAAGTCGTACTTCATCTTCTCCTTCGACCACAGCACCCTCCCCGAGCTCGGCGCCGCCGCCCTGCGCCGCCCGCCCGAGGAGATCGTCCTCACCGGCGGCCCGTACGACCTGCGCCGCACGGTCGTCTCGGTCCGCGTGAACCCCTCGTCGCCGTACCGCGTGGCGGCCGACGACGACGGCGTACTCGGGCTCTATCTGGACGGCGTACGCATCTCCGACGTGGGCCTGCCGCCGATGCCGGACTACTACCGGCACACGCTGGAGAACGGCAAGTCCGTGATGGAGGTGGCGCCCACCATCCAGTGGGGCTACCTCATCTACCTGACGGTCTTCCGGGTCTGCCAGTACTTCGGCGCCAAGGAGGAGTGCGGGTACTGCGACATCAACCACAACTGGCGCCAGCAGAAGGCGGCGGGCCGCCCCTACACCGGCGTGAAGCCGATGGACGAGGTCCTCGAAGCCCTCGCCATCATCGACAAGTACGACACGAACAAGTCGTCCACCGCGTACACGCTCACCGGCGGCGCCATCACCACAAAGCTTCAGGGCAAGGACGAGGCCGACTTCTACGGCCAGTACGCGAAGGCCATCGAGGAGCGCTTCCCCGGCCGCTGGATCGGCAAGGTCGTCGCCCAGGCCCTGCCCAAGGCGGACGTGCAGCGCTTCCACGACTACGGCGTGCGGATCTACCACCCCAACTACGAGGTGTGGGACCCGTATCTGTTCGAGCGCTACTGCCCCGGCAAGGAGCGCTACGTCGGCCGTGACGAGTGGCACCGCCGCATCCTGGACTCCGCCGACGTCTTCGGGCCGCGCAACGTCATTCCGAACTTCGTGGCGGGCGTGGAGATGGCGGAGCCGTTCGGGTTCAAGACGGTCGGTGAGGCCATCGACTCCACCACCGAGGGGCTGGAGTACTTCATGTCGCGCGGCATCACGCCCCGCTTCACCACGTGGTGCCCGGAGCCCACGACGCCGCTCGGCAAGGCGAACCCGCTGGGCGCCCCGCTGGAGTACCACGTACGTCTCCTGGAGGCGTACCGCGCGACGATGGAGTCCAACGGCCTGACGTCGCCGCCCGGTTACGGCCCCGCGGGGCCGGGACGCGCGGTCTTCTCCGTCTCCTCGTTCATGGACAGCCTGGCGGCCGACGAAGCCGCCCCCGAGGACCGCGTAGCGCTGTGA